In Flavobacterium sp. N1736, the following are encoded in one genomic region:
- a CDS encoding DUF5522 domain-containing protein yields the protein MKEQSNENKLIEGEDFYYTPEGYKCFTEKHHLKRGYCCKSGCRHCPYGFDKRTGEIKKKAN from the coding sequence ATGAAAGAGCAAAGTAATGAAAATAAATTAATCGAAGGTGAAGATTTTTATTATACACCAGAAGGTTACAAATGCTTTACTGAAAAACACCATTTAAAACGTGGATATTGCTGTAAAAGTGGTTGCCGTCATTGTCCGTATGGATTTGATAAACGAACCGGGGAAATAAAGAAGAAAGCTAATTAG
- a CDS encoding 1-aminocyclopropane-1-carboxylate deaminase/D-cysteine desulfhydrase yields the protein MNQEIHINFPNDISLTIKREDLNHPFISGNKLRKLKYNLLQAKAENKTTLLTFGGAFSNHIAAVAYAGKEQGFKTIGIIRGDELFDKIDENPTLKFAQENGMNFEFISREEYRNKNEISFMEKLKEKFGDFYLVPEGGTNELAVKGCEEILTAEDAVFNYVCCAVGTGGTISGLINSALPNQKILGFPALKGDFLKDEIRIFAKKDNWNLISDYHFGGYGKINLELIEFINAFFEENKVPLDPIYTGKMFFGVIDLIYKNYFPAHSKILLIHTGGLQGIEGMNIKLKQKKLPTLKSNV from the coding sequence TTGAACCAAGAAATTCATATTAATTTTCCAAATGATATCTCTTTGACAATTAAACGAGAAGACTTAAATCATCCGTTTATCTCAGGGAATAAATTGAGGAAATTAAAATACAATTTACTTCAGGCGAAAGCCGAAAACAAAACTACTTTACTGACTTTTGGCGGCGCTTTTTCGAACCATATTGCGGCCGTGGCTTATGCCGGAAAAGAGCAGGGTTTTAAAACAATTGGCATTATTCGCGGTGATGAACTTTTTGATAAAATTGATGAAAACCCAACCTTGAAATTTGCTCAGGAAAACGGAATGAATTTTGAGTTTATTTCGCGCGAAGAGTATCGAAATAAAAATGAAATTTCGTTTATGGAAAAACTAAAAGAAAAGTTTGGTGATTTTTATTTGGTTCCCGAAGGCGGTACAAATGAACTTGCCGTAAAAGGCTGCGAGGAGATTTTGACAGCGGAAGATGCTGTTTTTAATTATGTTTGCTGCGCGGTTGGAACTGGAGGAACAATTTCCGGTTTAATAAATAGTGCATTGCCAAATCAGAAAATTTTAGGCTTTCCGGCGTTAAAAGGTGACTTTTTAAAGGATGAAATTCGTATTTTTGCCAAAAAAGATAACTGGAATTTAATTTCTGACTATCATTTTGGAGGTTATGGCAAGATAAATTTAGAATTAATTGAATTTATCAATGCTTTTTTTGAAGAAAATAAAGTGCCTTTAGATCCAATTTATACAGGAAAGATGTTTTTTGGCGTTATAGATTTAATCTACAAAAATTATTTTCCTGCGCATTCAAAAATTTTACTCATTCATACAGGCGGATTACAGGGGATTGAAGGAATGAATATAAAGTTGAAGCAGAAAAAATTACCAACACTCAAAAGCAATGTTTAA
- a CDS encoding glucosaminidase domain-containing protein: MFKKITILFIITTLASCSSSKPAIATTKKTAAIQKTRTASTKKPTYTKPIAKYPTTNNTTEVIQSTSKTVVTRNVITDYVLQYKDIAMGNMQKYGIPASIILAQGILESGAGKGDLAMEANNHFGIKCHKDWLGESVRHDDDSAQECFRKYTEASESYRDHALFLVGKNRYATLFTYEKDDYKAWAKGLRAAGYATDPNYPDKLISYIERYNLHQYDCQVTGKSYKPFDKPTSGKSSSTPTKSSSNANSNDPNLYEVQQGDTLYSISKKFNLLVDDLKRKNDLSDNALSIGQKLKVR; encoded by the coding sequence ATGTTTAAAAAAATTACAATACTTTTCATAATCACAACTCTTGCAAGTTGTTCGTCGAGCAAACCGGCTATTGCCACAACCAAAAAGACGGCGGCGATTCAAAAAACAAGAACAGCTTCTACTAAAAAACCAACGTATACCAAACCAATTGCTAAATATCCAACGACCAATAATACAACCGAAGTTATTCAGTCTACTTCAAAAACGGTTGTAACCAGAAATGTAATTACAGATTATGTATTGCAGTATAAAGATATTGCAATGGGAAATATGCAGAAATACGGCATTCCGGCAAGTATTATTCTGGCGCAGGGAATTTTAGAATCAGGCGCGGGAAAAGGCGATTTAGCGATGGAAGCCAATAATCATTTCGGAATAAAATGTCATAAAGACTGGCTTGGTGAAAGTGTTCGTCATGATGATGATTCGGCTCAGGAATGTTTCAGAAAATATACAGAAGCTTCAGAATCTTACCGTGATCATGCCTTGTTTTTAGTTGGAAAAAACAGATATGCAACTTTGTTTACTTACGAAAAAGATGATTATAAGGCGTGGGCAAAAGGTTTAAGAGCCGCAGGTTATGCCACAGATCCTAATTATCCGGATAAATTAATTAGTTATATCGAACGTTATAATCTGCATCAATATGATTGTCAGGTTACCGGAAAAAGCTATAAACCTTTTGATAAACCAACTTCAGGTAAAAGTTCGTCAACTCCAACTAAAAGTTCGTCAAACGCAAATTCAAATGATCCTAATTTATACGAGGTACAGCAAGGAGATACGCTGTATTCGATTTCAAAAAAGTTCAACTTATTGGTTGATGACTTAAAACGAAAAAATGACCTTTCAGACAATGCTCTTTCGATTGGGCAAAAGTTGAAAGTGAGGTAG
- the hemL gene encoding glutamate-1-semialdehyde 2,1-aminomutase: MIYKRSSQLFAEAEKVIPGGVNSPVRAFKAVGGTPIFVKSAKGAYLYDEDGNKLIDYINSWGPMVLGHAYQPVVDAVIEKAKLGTSFGMPTELETQIAALAVSMVPNIDKIRFVNSGTEACMSAIRLARGFTKRDKIIKFAGCYHGHSDSFLIQAGSGAVTFGSPNSPGVTEGTAKDTLLAKYNDLENVKTLIEANKNEIAAIIIEPVAGNMGCIPPQKGFLQGLRDLCTANGILLIFDEVMTGFRLARGGVQELYNITADIVTFGKVIGGGLPVGAFAAREEIMNYLAPLGPVYQAGTLSGNPLAMAAGLAMLQSLDNDRAIFTRLEEKTAYLKAGIDRVLKANNVVFTINRVGSMISVHFDANPVVDFQTAAKGDNETFKKFFHGLLNEGVYIAPSAYETWFITDALTYEDLDFTINAIDKVSKTF; the protein is encoded by the coding sequence ATGATCTATAAAAGAAGTAGTCAGCTTTTTGCTGAAGCAGAAAAAGTAATTCCGGGAGGAGTAAATTCGCCAGTAAGAGCCTTTAAAGCGGTTGGAGGAACTCCTATTTTTGTAAAAAGTGCCAAAGGCGCTTATTTGTATGATGAAGACGGAAATAAATTAATAGATTACATCAACTCATGGGGACCAATGGTTTTAGGTCACGCTTATCAGCCTGTTGTTGATGCTGTAATCGAAAAAGCAAAACTGGGAACTTCATTTGGAATGCCAACAGAACTGGAAACTCAAATTGCTGCTTTAGCGGTTTCTATGGTTCCCAATATTGACAAAATAAGATTTGTAAATTCAGGTACAGAAGCTTGTATGAGTGCAATTCGTCTGGCTCGCGGATTTACAAAAAGAGATAAAATAATAAAATTTGCAGGTTGCTACCACGGACATTCTGATTCGTTTTTGATTCAGGCAGGGAGCGGAGCTGTAACTTTTGGTTCGCCAAATAGTCCGGGCGTTACTGAGGGAACTGCAAAAGATACTTTGTTGGCAAAATACAATGATTTAGAGAATGTAAAAACTTTAATCGAGGCTAATAAAAACGAAATCGCAGCAATTATTATTGAGCCAGTTGCAGGAAATATGGGATGTATTCCTCCTCAAAAAGGTTTCTTGCAAGGTTTACGTGATTTGTGTACGGCAAACGGAATTTTACTAATCTTTGATGAGGTAATGACAGGTTTTCGTTTGGCTCGCGGTGGCGTTCAGGAATTATATAACATCACTGCTGATATTGTAACTTTTGGAAAAGTAATTGGCGGCGGTTTGCCGGTTGGGGCTTTTGCTGCGCGTGAAGAAATCATGAATTATTTAGCACCGCTTGGTCCGGTTTATCAGGCTGGAACATTATCTGGAAATCCTTTGGCGATGGCTGCAGGATTGGCGATGTTGCAATCGTTAGATAATGATCGTGCTATTTTTACTCGTTTAGAGGAAAAAACAGCGTATTTAAAAGCAGGAATTGACAGGGTTTTAAAAGCAAATAATGTAGTTTTCACGATCAATAGAGTTGGTTCGATGATTTCTGTACATTTTGATGCAAATCCGGTTGTAGATTTTCAAACTGCTGCAAAAGGAGATAATGAAACATTTAAAAAATTCTTTCATGGTTTGTTAAACGAAGGTGTTTATATCGCACCATCTGCATACGAAACCTGGTTTATAACTGATGCATTAACGTATGAAGATTTAGACTTTACGATAAATGCGATTGATAAAGTTTCAAAGACATTCTAA
- a CDS encoding 2-hydroxyacid dehydrogenase: MSLNTESDNSKIAFFSTQPYDKAFFNKYNEDFGFELAFFETQLNPQTVILIENASIVCVFVNDIVNEAVIKQLAEKNVKIIALRCAGFNNVDLEAAKRYNLKVCRVPAYSPQAVAEHAMAMILTLNRKTHKAYNRVREQNFSLNGLLGFDLFGKTIGIIGTGNIGKAFAKIALGFGCKVLAYDIVTNPEMEKDGVKFVSLEEIFKSSDIISLHCPLNDQTKHIINKKSIDLMKDNVMIINTSRGGLIETACVIEGLKEGKIGYLGIDVYEQEEKLFFRDLSADIIQDDAIQRLMSFPNVLVTAHQAFFTNEALTQIALVTFNNIKDLLTKNDIENKAALLV; the protein is encoded by the coding sequence ATGAGTTTAAATACTGAATCAGATAATTCCAAAATCGCTTTTTTTTCGACACAGCCTTACGATAAAGCTTTTTTTAATAAATACAATGAAGATTTTGGTTTCGAATTGGCTTTTTTTGAAACACAGCTAAATCCGCAGACGGTTATTTTAATCGAAAACGCTTCAATTGTCTGCGTCTTTGTAAACGATATTGTCAATGAGGCAGTAATTAAACAATTGGCAGAAAAGAATGTAAAAATTATTGCATTACGTTGTGCGGGCTTTAACAATGTCGATTTAGAAGCTGCAAAAAGATACAATTTAAAAGTCTGTCGTGTTCCCGCTTATTCTCCACAAGCAGTTGCAGAACATGCAATGGCAATGATTTTAACTTTAAACCGAAAAACACACAAAGCGTACAACAGAGTTCGCGAACAAAATTTTTCACTAAACGGTTTGTTAGGTTTTGATTTATTTGGAAAAACAATCGGAATTATCGGAACTGGAAATATTGGAAAAGCGTTTGCTAAAATCGCTTTAGGTTTTGGATGCAAAGTTTTGGCTTATGATATTGTGACAAATCCGGAAATGGAAAAAGACGGAGTAAAATTTGTGTCGCTGGAAGAAATTTTTAAATCGAGTGATATTATTTCACTTCATTGTCCGTTAAATGATCAGACGAAACATATAATCAATAAAAAATCAATTGATTTAATGAAAGACAACGTTATGATTATCAACACAAGTCGTGGCGGATTAATTGAAACTGCATGCGTTATTGAAGGTTTAAAAGAAGGTAAAATTGGCTATCTCGGAATCGATGTTTACGAGCAGGAAGAAAAGTTATTCTTTAGAGATCTTTCAGCTGATATTATTCAGGATGATGCGATTCAGCGTTTAATGAGTTTTCCGAATGTTTTGGTTACTGCGCATCAGGCGTTTTTTACTAACGAAGCTTTAACGCAGATTGCTTTGGTCACTTTTAATAATATAAAAGATTTATTAACTAAAAATGATATTGAAAATAAAGCGGCGTTGTTGGTTTAA
- a CDS encoding type II toxin-antitoxin system RelE/ParE family toxin has translation MAIKIIWTKTAVLQRRKTLIYWTKRNKSATYAKKLVNEITQRVQFLANNPEIYIRTSFLDIRTSTLGHYNIFYKTTSTELIIMAFWDNRQNPKILETILK, from the coding sequence ATGGCTATCAAAATAATCTGGACAAAAACTGCAGTTTTACAAAGAAGAAAAACACTAATATATTGGACTAAAAGAAATAAATCAGCCACTTATGCCAAAAAACTCGTTAATGAAATTACTCAGAGAGTTCAGTTTTTAGCTAATAATCCTGAAATTTACATTCGAACAAGTTTTCTTGACATTAGAACATCAACATTAGGACATTATAATATTTTTTACAAAACAACTTCTACAGAATTAATTATAATGGCGTTTTGGGATAATCGACAAAATCCTAAAATACTAGAGACAATTTTAAAATAA
- the lysS gene encoding lysine--tRNA ligase produces the protein MALSEQEIIRREKLQNLRNLGINPYPANLFPVNHTSKQIKESFEEGKKVIVAGRLMSVRDQGKACFAELQDSEGRLQLYVNRDVLCEGDDKTLYNTVFKKLTDLGDFIGIEGELFTTKVGAQCIRVDGFTFLSKTLRPLPLPKVDEDGNVHDAFNDPELRYRMRYVDLTVNPQVKENFIKRTKLYTAMRGYFNDAGYLEVETPVLQSIPGGAAARPFITHHNSLDIPLYMRIANELYLKRLIVGGFEGVYEFSKNFRNEGMDRTHNPEFTAMEIYVAYKDYNWMMEFAEGLLEHCAIAVNGTSEVTFGEHQINFKAPYARVTMTDSIKHFTGFDISGKTEEELFEAARGMGIDVDKTMGKGKLIDEIFGAKCEGNYIQPTFITDYPKEMSPLCKEHRDNPELTERFELMVCGKEIANAYSELNDPIDQRERFEDQMRLAEKGDDEANGVIDEDFLRALEYGMPPTSGMGIGMDRLIMYLTNNASIQEVLLFPQMRPEKKQAQIELSDEEKFIVDLLKGNENKMDLQQLKITANLSGKKWDASMKNLSKHGLTKVAVEGEFKFVELVG, from the coding sequence ATGGCATTATCAGAACAAGAAATCATCCGAAGAGAAAAACTTCAAAACTTACGCAACTTAGGAATCAATCCTTATCCGGCTAATCTTTTTCCTGTAAATCATACTTCTAAGCAAATTAAGGAGTCTTTTGAAGAAGGTAAGAAGGTGATCGTTGCAGGGCGTTTGATGAGTGTGAGAGATCAGGGAAAAGCTTGTTTTGCTGAATTGCAGGATAGCGAAGGACGTTTGCAATTGTACGTGAATCGCGATGTTTTGTGTGAAGGTGATGATAAAACATTATACAACACTGTATTTAAAAAATTAACTGATTTAGGTGACTTTATTGGTATTGAAGGTGAATTGTTTACGACAAAAGTGGGCGCGCAATGTATTCGTGTTGACGGATTTACCTTTTTAAGTAAAACATTACGTCCGCTTCCGCTTCCAAAAGTTGATGAAGACGGAAATGTACACGATGCTTTTAATGATCCTGAGTTACGTTACAGAATGCGTTATGTAGATTTAACAGTAAATCCGCAAGTAAAAGAAAACTTTATTAAACGTACGAAGTTGTATACTGCAATGCGTGGTTATTTTAACGATGCAGGATATCTTGAAGTTGAAACTCCGGTTTTACAGTCAATTCCTGGTGGAGCTGCGGCGCGTCCGTTTATTACGCATCATAACTCGCTTGACATTCCGCTATATATGCGTATTGCAAACGAATTGTATTTAAAAAGATTAATTGTTGGTGGTTTTGAAGGTGTTTATGAATTCTCGAAAAACTTTAGAAATGAAGGTATGGACAGAACACATAATCCTGAATTTACCGCAATGGAAATATATGTAGCCTACAAAGACTACAACTGGATGATGGAATTTGCAGAAGGTTTGCTTGAGCATTGTGCAATTGCAGTAAACGGTACCAGCGAAGTTACTTTTGGTGAACACCAAATTAACTTTAAAGCACCGTATGCTCGTGTAACCATGACAGATTCTATCAAACATTTTACTGGTTTTGATATTTCAGGTAAAACGGAAGAAGAATTGTTTGAAGCTGCCCGAGGAATGGGAATTGACGTTGATAAAACAATGGGGAAAGGAAAACTGATTGATGAAATTTTTGGCGCTAAATGCGAAGGAAATTATATTCAGCCAACTTTCATCACTGATTATCCAAAAGAAATGTCGCCTTTGTGTAAAGAACACCGCGATAATCCTGAACTTACTGAGCGTTTTGAATTAATGGTTTGTGGTAAAGAAATTGCAAATGCATATTCTGAATTAAACGACCCAATTGATCAGCGTGAGCGTTTTGAAGACCAAATGCGTTTGGCTGAAAAAGGTGATGACGAAGCAAACGGAGTTATCGATGAAGACTTTTTAAGAGCGCTTGAATACGGTATGCCGCCAACATCCGGAATGGGAATTGGTATGGATCGTTTGATTATGTATTTAACAAATAACGCATCAATTCAGGAAGTTTTATTGTTCCCGCAAATGCGTCCCGAGAAAAAACAAGCTCAAATTGAATTGTCTGACGAAGAGAAATTTATAGTAGATTTATTGAAAGGCAATGAAAATAAAATGGATCTTCAGCAATTAAAAATTACTGCTAATTTAAGCGGTAAAAAATGGGATGCTTCTATGAAAAATCTATCTAAACACGGTTTGACTAAAGTTGCTGTTGAAGGTGAGTTTAAATTTGTGGAATTGGTGGGATAA
- the lipB gene encoding lipoyl(octanoyl) transferase LipB, whose translation MNKKIQLQDLGSRDYKSTWEYQEELFKDLVDLKIKNRREELDLPTPNYLLFVEHPHVYTLGKSGDLENLLLNEKQLEAKGATFYKINRGGDITYHGPGQIVGYPILDLENFFTDIHKYLRFLEESVILTLGEYGLESGRSEGETGVWLGAGTPFARKICALGVRASRWVTMHGFALNVNVDLGYFDNIIPCGIRGKGVTSLQVELGVEKVDEDEVKAKIVKHLTELFEAEFIK comes from the coding sequence ATGAATAAAAAAATTCAACTTCAAGATTTAGGAAGTAGAGATTATAAATCGACCTGGGAATATCAGGAAGAACTTTTTAAAGACCTAGTCGATTTAAAAATCAAAAACAGAAGGGAAGAACTTGATCTTCCAACACCAAATTATCTACTTTTCGTTGAGCATCCGCATGTTTATACTTTAGGAAAAAGCGGCGATCTCGAAAATTTATTATTAAACGAAAAGCAGCTTGAGGCAAAAGGAGCGACTTTCTATAAAATTAATCGAGGCGGCGATATTACGTATCACGGACCGGGACAAATTGTAGGTTATCCTATTCTGGATTTAGAGAATTTCTTTACGGATATTCATAAATATTTACGTTTTCTGGAAGAATCAGTTATTTTGACTTTGGGAGAATACGGATTGGAATCTGGCAGAAGCGAAGGTGAAACAGGAGTTTGGTTAGGTGCCGGAACTCCGTTTGCGCGCAAAATTTGTGCACTTGGTGTTCGTGCTTCACGCTGGGTAACGATGCACGGATTTGCATTGAATGTAAACGTAGATTTAGGTTATTTTGATAATATTATTCCGTGTGGAATTCGCGGAAAAGGTGTTACTTCATTACAAGTTGAACTTGGCGTAGAAAAGGTTGATGAAGACGAAGTAAAAGCCAAAATCGTAAAACATTTGACTGAATTGTTTGAAGCTGAATTTATAAAATAG
- a CDS encoding helix-turn-helix domain-containing protein, whose translation MDMENAEENNNYKIAVPSAFSTVFSHFYFGENKSNFPVTKTLLPSFQTILIFNFGAKAFFKSQQNTILEMDKCIVLGPIKQAIEYTLEPDSEILVANFKEDAFYRFFGNALLTHSLPIHPNALIPENCFTTLWEELKNIVDNQKRVDYILEFCKPYLREQNAITTFLADFKEEALNPIKVIASKMNQTERNIQLNQKKFFGYTIKELNRYERFLKAVEQIEENILNDLKTDWLSIVDQCGYYDQSQLIHDFKYYMNISPTKFLKFQSDICSSKAD comes from the coding sequence ATGGATATGGAAAATGCCGAAGAAAATAACAATTACAAAATTGCTGTTCCTTCGGCATTTTCTACTGTTTTCTCTCATTTTTACTTCGGAGAAAACAAATCCAATTTTCCTGTAACGAAAACATTATTGCCCAGTTTTCAAACCATTCTTATTTTTAATTTTGGAGCAAAAGCCTTTTTTAAGTCACAACAAAATACCATTCTTGAAATGGATAAATGCATTGTTTTGGGTCCAATTAAACAAGCAATCGAATATACTTTAGAGCCAGATTCAGAAATATTAGTAGCAAATTTTAAAGAAGATGCTTTTTACAGATTCTTCGGAAATGCTCTTTTAACGCATTCATTACCCATTCATCCGAATGCTTTAATTCCTGAAAATTGTTTTACGACATTATGGGAAGAATTAAAAAATATCGTTGATAATCAAAAGCGTGTCGATTATATATTAGAGTTTTGTAAGCCTTATTTAAGAGAGCAAAATGCAATAACAACTTTCCTGGCAGATTTTAAAGAAGAAGCTTTAAATCCAATAAAAGTAATTGCCTCAAAAATGAACCAAACGGAACGTAATATTCAGCTTAATCAAAAAAAGTTTTTTGGATATACTATAAAAGAGTTAAATCGGTATGAACGTTTTTTAAAAGCTGTTGAACAAATTGAGGAAAACATTTTGAATGATTTAAAAACAGACTGGCTTTCTATAGTTGATCAATGCGGGTATTATGATCAAAGCCAGTTGATTCATGATTTTAAATATTATATGAATATTTCACCAACAAAATTCCTCAAGTTTCAAAGTGATATCTGCAGCTCAAAAGCAGATTGA
- a CDS encoding NAD(P)H-dependent oxidoreductase — translation MKNLVIYTHPNSGSLNHFFKQTIVENLQESGHEVIVRDLNEINFNPVLSLNDMNGQRTGQVANDVKTEQDFIAWAEQIIFVYPIWWTGMPAIMKGFIDRVFSYGFAYRYDQGIQKGLLTGKQTIIVNSHGKSNAEYEATGMDKALALTSDKGIFNYCGLEIKHHFYFDKADRASSENIAEWENQLIAILKENQIEEKI, via the coding sequence ATGAAAAATTTAGTTATTTATACGCATCCGAATTCTGGTAGTTTAAATCATTTTTTTAAACAAACTATTGTCGAAAACCTTCAAGAATCGGGACATGAGGTTATAGTTCGTGATTTAAATGAAATCAATTTTAATCCGGTTCTTTCTTTAAACGATATGAATGGTCAAAGAACGGGGCAGGTTGCCAATGATGTAAAAACAGAACAGGATTTTATTGCGTGGGCAGAGCAGATTATTTTTGTTTATCCGATTTGGTGGACTGGTATGCCGGCAATAATGAAGGGTTTTATCGATCGCGTTTTTAGCTACGGATTTGCTTATCGATACGATCAGGGAATTCAAAAAGGGCTTTTAACAGGGAAACAAACAATTATTGTCAATTCACACGGAAAATCTAATGCAGAATATGAAGCAACCGGAATGGATAAAGCACTTGCATTAACATCTGATAAGGGAATTTTTAATTATTGCGGACTGGAAATCAAACACCATTTTTATTTTGATAAGGCAGATCGCGCTTCTTCTGAAAATATTGCGGAATGGGAGAATCAATTAATTGCGATTTTAAAAGAAAATCAAATAGAGGAGAAAATTTAA
- a CDS encoding ribonuclease HII has product MLEKNFSGFVFETGTDEAGRGCLAGPVTAAAVILPAHFEHEILNDSKQLSEKTRAFLKPIIEEHAICFAVTHLLPDEIDEINILNASMKGMQECILKLNQVPEFIIVDGNRALNAKLGLKNSFGKQFSSTEIELLKSIPNQSIIKGDSKFLSIAAASILAKTYRDEYMDKLHEEFPMYNWKQNKGYPTKEHRDAIRRFGTTKYHRMSFRLLPEQLELEF; this is encoded by the coding sequence ATGCTTGAAAAAAATTTCTCCGGATTTGTTTTTGAAACTGGTACTGATGAAGCTGGCCGAGGTTGTCTGGCAGGACCGGTTACAGCTGCCGCAGTAATTTTACCAGCCCATTTTGAGCACGAAATTTTAAACGACAGTAAACAATTATCTGAAAAAACAAGAGCATTTTTAAAACCAATAATCGAAGAACATGCGATTTGTTTTGCAGTTACACATTTGCTTCCTGATGAAATTGATGAAATAAATATACTCAATGCTTCTATGAAAGGAATGCAGGAATGTATTTTGAAATTAAATCAGGTTCCTGAATTTATTATTGTGGATGGAAACCGTGCTCTGAATGCCAAATTAGGCTTAAAAAACAGTTTTGGAAAACAGTTTTCTTCAACAGAAATTGAATTATTAAAATCAATTCCAAACCAAAGCATTATAAAGGGCGATTCTAAATTTTTGAGTATTGCCGCAGCTTCTATATTAGCCAAAACGTATCGCGATGAATATATGGATAAACTCCATGAAGAATTTCCGATGTATAACTGGAAACAAAATAAAGGATATCCAACCAAAGAACACCGCGATGCCATTCGAAGATTTGGCACAACAAAATACCACCGAATGAGTTTTAGACTTTTGCCGGAACAATTAGAATTGGAATTTTAA